TCGGCGATCATGCTTGCGACTGATGGAGCGGACATGTCTGGAAGCGCAGGACTGTGCAACGTCGGCGCGATCCGTATTCCGAATCAACGGTAAGCCTGTAGCGAGCGCATTATGCATCGCAGACCCTCAGCACTTCATCAACGGTAGTAATCCCGGCAGCGGCCTTCGCGATGCCATCGGCAATCATCGGACGATATCCGCGTCCGTCGGCGAGTGACTCGAGCTCGACCCTGGACGCTCCCTTTGAAATGGCAGTTCGCAGCGATTCGTCCATGGAAACCATCTCGAAGATGCCTATCCTCCCCCGGAAGCCGGTGCCGCGACATGCCGCGCAGCCGTTGCTGCGTACGAATTCGCGGGACGATATTTCAGGCGCAACGCGTTCCTGAATGGCCACGATTTCGCTTCGTGGCTTTTCGGCTATCTTGCACTGCGGGCAAGCAATACGGACGAGTCGCTGTGCCATGACCGCGGTCAACGTCGCAGCGACGAGATACGGCGCCACGCCGAGATCGAAGAGTCTTGGCAACGCACCGACAGCGTCGTTGGTATGAAGCGTGGAGAAGACCAGGTGGCCAGTCATCGAGGCCTGAATGGCAATCTCCGCCGTTTCCGTATCGCGCATCTCGCCGATCATTACTACGTCGGGATCCT
Above is a window of Gemmatimonadota bacterium DNA encoding:
- a CDS encoding ATPase, T2SS/T4P/T4SS family, which produces MRRPSNRGKFKIVTVEDPVEYQLDGVTQVPVHRQAGVTFASALRSILRQDPDVVMIGEMRDTETAEIAIQASMTGHLVFSTLHTNDAVGALPRLFDLGVAPYLVAATLTAVMAQRLVRIACPQCKIAEKPRSEIVAIQERVAPEISSREFVRSNGCAACRGTGFRGRIGIFEMVSMDESLRTAISKGASRVELESLADGRGYRPMIADGIAKAAAGITTVDEVLRVCDA